One genomic window of Streptomyces sp. NBC_01276 includes the following:
- a CDS encoding DUF2809 domain-containing protein, whose amino-acid sequence MDLIPAPREHASAPVPVPAATVRTRVVAAGAAVVTVGAGLGLRAVAAGSVAKYGGDALYTVLVLSLVVLVAPRLTPLRAAGTALAISWAVEFLQLSPLPAELAQRSAVARLILGSTFNAPDLFWYAAGAAAGCLVHAAWGPRRPRSAGRFAPAGSRRTPVSRRG is encoded by the coding sequence ATGGACCTCATCCCCGCGCCCCGCGAACACGCTTCGGCTCCGGTTCCGGTTCCGGCTGCCACTGTCCGGACGCGTGTCGTGGCCGCCGGGGCCGCGGTGGTGACCGTCGGAGCGGGGCTGGGGCTCAGGGCCGTGGCGGCGGGGAGCGTGGCCAAGTACGGCGGGGACGCGCTCTACACCGTCCTGGTCCTCTCCCTGGTCGTTCTGGTGGCACCGCGGCTGACACCCCTGCGGGCCGCGGGCACAGCACTGGCCATCAGCTGGGCGGTCGAGTTCCTGCAGCTCAGCCCTTTGCCGGCGGAGCTCGCCCAACGCAGCGCCGTCGCCCGTCTGATACTGGGATCCACCTTCAACGCACCCGATCTGTTCTGGTACGCGGCCGGCGCGGCGGCGGGCTGCCTCGTGCACGCGGCGTGGGGACCGCGCCGCCCCCGCAGCGCCGGCCGCTTCGCCCCCGCCGGCTCACGGCGCACCCCGGTCAGCCGCCGGGGGTGA
- a CDS encoding cytochrome P450, with amino-acid sequence MSERPVLLPYTDPAFVADPFPLYAKLREDGPVRHVLIGGGLEAWLVTRYEDALAALSDRRLSSDVRDAADTRLLQQLPETERESMLSNMLRSDPPDHTRLRRLVSKAFTARRVAAMRPRIQAVTDHLLDAVAETGRADLIADFALPLPVTVISELLGVPVDDRHDFQQWTDRMIMRGPELPDPAVVNEAWQHMRAYVTELIRAKRQDPGDDLLGALVTARDEEQRLSEDELIAMVFLLLVAGYITTVNLIGGGIAMLLAHPDQLDLLRSDPGLLPGAIEEFLRYDGPVNPGIARFAREDAEIAGVTVPRGATVLIGAAVADRDPARFPAPERLDITRQDNAHLAFGHGIHYCLGAPLARLEGQIAIGTALRRLPGLALAVAPDELPWRPGGLRGPEALPVTFTPGG; translated from the coding sequence ATGAGTGAGCGGCCGGTCCTTCTGCCCTACACCGACCCGGCCTTCGTCGCGGACCCCTTCCCCCTGTACGCGAAACTGCGCGAGGACGGCCCCGTACGCCACGTCCTCATCGGAGGTGGCCTGGAGGCCTGGCTCGTCACCCGCTACGAGGACGCGCTCGCCGCACTGTCCGACCGCCGCCTCAGCAGCGACGTGCGCGACGCCGCGGACACCCGCCTCCTGCAGCAGCTCCCCGAAACGGAACGCGAGTCGATGCTGAGCAACATGCTCCGCAGCGACCCGCCCGACCACACCCGGCTGCGCCGGCTGGTCTCCAAGGCGTTCACGGCCCGCCGCGTCGCGGCCATGCGGCCCCGGATCCAGGCCGTCACCGACCACCTGCTCGACGCGGTCGCCGAGACCGGCCGGGCCGACCTCATCGCGGACTTCGCGCTCCCGCTGCCCGTCACGGTGATCAGCGAACTGCTCGGCGTGCCGGTCGACGACCGCCACGACTTCCAGCAATGGACCGACCGCATGATCATGCGGGGCCCCGAGCTGCCGGATCCGGCCGTCGTGAACGAGGCCTGGCAGCACATGCGCGCCTACGTCACCGAGCTCATCCGCGCCAAACGGCAGGACCCCGGAGACGACCTGCTCGGCGCCCTCGTCACCGCCCGGGACGAGGAACAGCGGCTGTCCGAGGACGAGCTGATCGCCATGGTCTTCCTGCTCCTGGTCGCCGGGTACATCACCACCGTCAACCTGATCGGCGGCGGCATCGCCATGCTGCTCGCCCACCCCGACCAACTCGACCTGCTGCGCTCCGATCCGGGACTGCTGCCCGGCGCGATCGAGGAGTTCCTCCGCTACGACGGCCCCGTCAACCCGGGCATCGCCCGTTTCGCGCGCGAGGACGCGGAGATCGCGGGAGTGACGGTCCCGCGCGGCGCGACCGTGCTGATCGGCGCGGCCGTCGCCGACCGCGACCCGGCACGCTTCCCCGCCCCCGAACGACTGGACATCACCCGGCAGGACAACGCCCATCTCGCCTTCGGACACGGCATCCACTACTGCCTGGGCGCGCCCCTGGCCCGCCTGGAGGGCCAGATCGCCATCGGGACCGCCCTGCGCCGGCTTCCCGGACTCGCCCTCGCCGTGGCCCCGGACGAACTCCCGTGGCGGCCGGGCGGGCTGCGCGGGCCCGAGGCACTGCCGGTGACCTTCACCCCCGGCGGCTGA
- a CDS encoding DoxX family protein produces MRFPSAHRATTGSTTPYDVGLPVLRLVLGTIMGVHGTQKLFGWFDGPGLGTTGRFFEKAGYPTGETMAAIAGLTETLGGLGLILGLLTPLSAAAIVGVMINAVTVKWTGALIGLEGVEFEALIIAAAVTLALTGPGRFALDRFLPVLRDHRAVYGVLALALAVVLAAGVLLMRD; encoded by the coding sequence ATGCGATTCCCCTCCGCCCACCGCGCCACGACCGGCAGCACCACCCCCTACGACGTCGGCCTGCCCGTACTGCGCCTCGTGCTCGGCACGATCATGGGCGTTCACGGCACCCAGAAACTGTTCGGCTGGTTCGACGGCCCGGGCCTGGGCACCACCGGCCGCTTCTTCGAGAAGGCCGGCTACCCGACGGGCGAGACCATGGCGGCGATCGCCGGTCTGACCGAGACGCTGGGCGGGCTGGGCCTGATCCTCGGCCTCCTCACCCCCTTGTCCGCCGCGGCGATCGTCGGCGTGATGATCAACGCCGTCACCGTCAAGTGGACCGGGGCGTTGATCGGCCTGGAGGGCGTCGAGTTCGAGGCCCTGATCATCGCCGCTGCCGTCACGCTCGCCCTCACGGGCCCGGGCCGCTTCGCCCTCGACCGCTTCCTGCCCGTGCTCCGCGACCACCGGGCGGTCTACGGAGTCCTGGCCCTCGCCCTGGCGGTGGTGCTGGCGGCCGGCGTGCTGCTGATGAGGGACTGA
- a CDS encoding VOC family protein, protein MSTIKQFQVTFDCAEPGRVARFWCEVLGYAIATPKGFATWDAYESAQSPEDQGSWCACSDPSGVGPRLYFQRVPEGKAGKNRVHLDVRVGTGLVGEERLATLEAECTRLIALGAVRVRLLYDGGDDSCIVMQDVEGNEFCVD, encoded by the coding sequence ATGTCAACGATCAAGCAGTTCCAGGTCACTTTCGACTGCGCGGAACCCGGGCGTGTCGCCCGCTTCTGGTGCGAGGTGCTGGGTTACGCCATAGCCACCCCGAAGGGGTTCGCCACCTGGGACGCATACGAAAGCGCCCAGTCTCCTGAGGACCAGGGTTCGTGGTGCGCCTGCAGCGACCCCTCGGGGGTGGGCCCGCGGCTGTACTTCCAGCGCGTTCCCGAGGGCAAGGCCGGCAAGAACCGGGTGCATCTCGACGTCAGGGTCGGCACCGGGCTCGTGGGCGAAGAGCGCCTCGCCACGCTCGAAGCCGAGTGCACCCGCCTGATCGCGCTCGGCGCGGTGCGCGTGCGTCTGCTGTACGACGGCGGCGACGATTCGTGCATCGTGATGCAGGACGTCGAGGGCAACGAGTTCTGCGTCGACTGA
- a CDS encoding haloalkane dehalogenase, with translation MSPECPPSRKRSHTTMPTLPVLGSTLHHREAGDPDGLPFVFLHGNPTSSHLWRNVLPGVAAPGRRLLAPDLIGMGGSGKPDLAYSFDDHARYLDAWFDALGIDEAVLIGHDWGGALAFDRAARLPGTVRGLAFTETIVKPLVGDEFPAAGRQLFTLLRTPGVGERMILEESLFIEGLPDTLATPLAPADLDVYRRAFPTPHSRRPVLAWARMMPLDGEPADVVARVERYGSWLSSSPDVPKLLAAFEPGPGAMTDRGAVAWCEENIAGLETSHHGPAGHHSPEDRPAELAAAISSWADRHGLARPRPVSVEPAGHARGHGAPAA, from the coding sequence ATGTCCCCCGAGTGTCCCCCGAGCAGAAAGCGGAGCCACACCACGATGCCCACCCTCCCCGTCCTCGGATCCACCCTCCACCACCGCGAGGCCGGCGACCCCGACGGGCTGCCGTTCGTCTTCCTCCACGGCAACCCCACCTCCTCCCACCTGTGGCGCAACGTCCTGCCCGGTGTCGCCGCGCCCGGCCGCCGCCTGCTGGCCCCCGACCTCATCGGCATGGGCGGGTCGGGCAAGCCCGACCTCGCCTACTCCTTCGACGACCACGCCCGTTACCTCGACGCCTGGTTCGACGCGCTCGGCATCGACGAGGCGGTGCTCATCGGCCACGACTGGGGTGGTGCCCTCGCCTTCGACCGCGCCGCCCGCCTTCCCGGTACCGTCCGCGGCCTCGCCTTCACCGAGACGATCGTCAAGCCGCTGGTCGGCGACGAGTTCCCGGCCGCGGGCCGGCAGCTGTTCACCCTCCTGCGCACCCCCGGGGTGGGCGAGCGGATGATCCTGGAGGAGTCGCTGTTCATCGAGGGCCTCCCGGACACCCTCGCCACCCCGCTCGCCCCCGCCGACCTCGATGTCTACCGCCGGGCCTTCCCCACACCGCACAGCCGCCGACCGGTCCTGGCGTGGGCGCGGATGATGCCGCTGGACGGCGAGCCCGCCGATGTCGTGGCCCGCGTCGAGCGCTACGGGTCCTGGCTGTCCTCCAGCCCCGACGTCCCGAAGCTGCTCGCGGCGTTCGAGCCGGGACCGGGCGCGATGACCGACCGGGGGGCGGTGGCCTGGTGCGAGGAGAACATCGCGGGTCTGGAGACGTCCCACCACGGGCCCGCCGGCCACCATTCCCCCGAGGACCGGCCGGCGGAACTGGCCGCGGCCATCAGCTCCTGGGCCGACCGCCACGGCCTGGCACGGCCCCGGCCCGTGTCCGTGGAACCGGCCGGCCACGCCCGCGGTCATGGCGCCCCGGCCGCGTGA
- a CDS encoding pyridoxamine 5'-phosphate oxidase family protein, with amino-acid sequence MSRPAVRLPSAAAEFLSRPDPGVLTTLRADGTPHAAPVRFTFDAADGLVRVTTRAGACKARNVLAGGPAARVALCQADRFRWVTLEGRARVTDDPGRLAEAVRRYTDRYRTPPPAPSDLVVVEIAVDRVLSLNL; translated from the coding sequence GTGAGCCGCCCGGCCGTCCGACTCCCGTCCGCGGCAGCCGAGTTCCTCAGCCGCCCCGATCCGGGCGTCCTCACCACCCTCCGCGCCGACGGCACCCCGCACGCCGCCCCCGTCCGCTTCACCTTCGACGCCGCCGACGGCCTCGTCCGGGTGACCACCCGGGCGGGGGCGTGCAAGGCCCGGAACGTGCTGGCGGGCGGCCCGGCGGCCCGGGTCGCGCTCTGCCAGGCGGACCGCTTCCGCTGGGTCACCCTGGAGGGCCGGGCCCGCGTCACGGACGACCCCGGGCGGCTGGCCGAAGCGGTGCGGCGCTACACCGACCGCTACCGCACCCCGCCGCCCGCCCCGTCGGACCTGGTCGTCGTGGAGATCGCCGTCGACCGCGTCCTCAGCCTCAACCTCTGA
- a CDS encoding NAD(P)-dependent oxidoreductase → MRIAVFGANGPTGRHLTEQALAAGHEVVAVTRRPGSLPARPGLTVAVADATDPVAVSAAIDGTDAVLSALGARPGGGTVTTYSASATAIASAMARHGVRRLLAVTSSVADPNWHPTGAHFFNHVFDPLVNRRLARPVHEDMRRMEAAVRETDLDWTLVRPSGLFEHPVVTDYRTAESSADGVFTARTDLAASMLRELGERRYVRTAMGVITTAVKPNVAKLVWNEGVRKK, encoded by the coding sequence ATGCGCATCGCGGTATTCGGCGCGAACGGTCCGACCGGCCGCCACCTCACCGAACAGGCCCTCGCCGCCGGCCACGAGGTCGTCGCCGTGACCCGCCGCCCCGGTTCCCTCCCCGCACGGCCGGGTCTGACCGTGGCCGTCGCGGACGCCACCGACCCGGTGGCGGTGAGCGCCGCGATCGACGGGACGGACGCCGTGCTCTCCGCGCTGGGCGCACGCCCCGGCGGCGGGACCGTCACCACGTACTCGGCGAGCGCCACCGCGATCGCCTCGGCCATGGCCCGCCACGGCGTCCGGCGCCTGCTGGCCGTCACGTCCAGCGTCGCCGACCCGAACTGGCACCCCACCGGCGCGCACTTCTTCAACCACGTCTTCGACCCGCTGGTGAACCGACGGCTCGCCCGCCCGGTGCACGAGGACATGCGCCGCATGGAGGCCGCCGTCCGGGAGACGGACCTCGACTGGACCCTCGTCCGTCCCTCGGGCCTCTTCGAGCACCCCGTCGTCACGGACTACCGCACGGCCGAGAGCAGCGCGGACGGCGTGTTCACCGCCCGTACCGACCTCGCCGCGAGCATGCTGCGCGAACTGGGGGAGCGGCGCTACGTCCGTACGGCCATGGGCGTCATCACCACGGCCGTGAAGCCGAACGTCGCCAAGCTGGTCTGGAACGAGGGCGTGAGGAAGAAGTGA
- a CDS encoding TetR family transcriptional regulator: MNNDVAAPARPRGRPRGNPPTRESIVASARSLFLEHGYRGTTLRAVAGAAGVDPALISYHFGSKKGLFADVMQFQCATALTVDDVLDGDPATLPDRLIDAVTALWEDADFRRLTARGDEAAEAIREYLEHELLARLVEFLGGRDATARATAVVTILGGLVYTRYLNPLPTPASLTPAQARHVLAPALRAALSPRPRDRTPGRAAGGAVGAR; encoded by the coding sequence ATGAATAACGACGTCGCCGCCCCCGCCCGCCCCCGGGGCCGCCCCCGGGGCAATCCGCCGACCCGCGAGTCGATCGTCGCGTCGGCCCGTTCGCTGTTCCTGGAGCACGGCTACCGCGGCACCACCCTGCGCGCGGTGGCCGGGGCCGCCGGGGTCGACCCGGCCCTGATCTCGTACCACTTCGGCTCGAAGAAGGGCCTGTTCGCGGACGTCATGCAGTTCCAGTGCGCCACCGCGCTGACGGTGGACGACGTCCTCGACGGAGACCCGGCCACCCTCCCCGACCGCCTGATCGACGCGGTGACGGCCCTGTGGGAGGACGCCGACTTCCGCCGGCTCACCGCCCGGGGCGACGAGGCCGCCGAGGCGATCCGCGAGTACCTGGAACACGAACTGCTGGCCCGGCTCGTTGAATTCCTCGGCGGCCGGGACGCGACGGCGCGGGCGACGGCCGTGGTGACGATCCTCGGCGGCCTCGTCTACACCCGCTATCTCAATCCCCTCCCCACCCCTGCGTCGCTCACCCCGGCGCAGGCCCGCCACGTCCTCGCCCCGGCGCTGCGAGCGGCGCTGTCCCCCAGGCCCCGGGACCGCACCCCCGGGCGCGCAGCGGGAGGGGCCGTCGGGGCGCGCTGA